In the Bradyrhizobium guangzhouense genome, one interval contains:
- a CDS encoding SDR family NAD(P)-dependent oxidoreductase, which produces MHNVLVTGGSRGIGLAIGRRLIGAGYNVIAAARRESDELTAAIAASEGRLHFRACDLSVIDAIPAFAKLVRDEFGPIYGLVNNAGLGTEGLLATMHNSEIEALVQLNVLSPIILTKYVARQMMADGAGRIINISSIIATTGYNGLSVYGATKAAATGFTRSLAREVGKLGITVNAIAPGFIDTELTHTLSDEGRKRIAGRSALRRLPETDDVARMVEYLLGDGGRNVTGTVFTIDAGNTA; this is translated from the coding sequence ATGCATAATGTCCTCGTCACCGGCGGCAGCCGCGGCATTGGCCTTGCGATCGGCAGGCGCCTCATCGGCGCAGGCTACAACGTGATCGCGGCCGCGCGGCGCGAGAGCGACGAGCTCACGGCTGCGATCGCCGCCTCCGAGGGACGTCTGCATTTCCGTGCGTGCGATCTCTCGGTGATCGATGCGATCCCGGCTTTCGCAAAGCTCGTGCGCGACGAATTCGGCCCGATCTACGGGCTCGTCAACAATGCCGGCCTCGGTACCGAAGGCCTGCTCGCCACCATGCACAATTCGGAGATCGAAGCGCTGGTGCAGCTCAACGTGCTGTCGCCGATCATCCTCACCAAATATGTCGCGCGCCAGATGATGGCTGATGGCGCCGGGCGCATCATCAACATCTCCTCGATCATCGCGACCACAGGCTATAACGGCCTCTCGGTCTATGGTGCGACCAAGGCCGCGGCGACCGGCTTCACCCGCTCGCTCGCGCGCGAGGTCGGCAAGCTCGGCATCACGGTGAACGCGATTGCGCCCGGCTTCATCGATACCGAACTCACGCACACGCTCTCCGACGAGGGCCGCAAGCGTATAGCCGGGCGCAGCGCGCTGCGCCGCCTGCCGGAGACCGACGACGTCGCACGAATGGTTGAGTACCTGCTCGGCGACGGCGGTCGCAACGTGACCGGCACGGTGTTCACGATCGATGCCGGGAACACGGCCTGA
- a CDS encoding class I adenylate-forming enzyme family protein, with protein MSPREIFALRDHLGAELKGRTLSDAHDVVSLTDIVSQTVLGGRLRELSGRAVLLKLSDQLRSGLAMIELDGIAGRMLLCPPDLDPAHLDALIADAGIDAVVTDQPDRWAEAGVSLVVTARLPLQTTTPAKTERATEWLMLTSGTSGVPKIVGHTLEALTGAIVAEGPAKGPAPVWATFYDIRRYGGLQIFLRAILSGGSMVLSDPHEALADHVARLNARAVSHISGTPSHWRKLLMSGSAAQFAPGYVRLSGEIADQAVLDGLKAAFPDSSVGHAYASTEAGVGFAVNDGLEGFPADYLGNRNGVEMKVVDGSLRIRSTRTAHAYIGRNAAALTDADGFVDSGDIVELRGDRYYFVGRRGGIINIGGLKVHPEEIEAAINRHPDVRMSRAKSRRSPITGGIVVADVILTEGTDPGRAKEIRDQILDQCRAQLASHKVPAVIRFVEALDVTPAGKLARTDA; from the coding sequence ATGTCCCCGCGTGAGATCTTTGCGCTCCGCGACCATCTCGGCGCGGAGCTGAAGGGACGTACGCTGTCGGACGCGCACGATGTCGTGTCGCTGACCGACATCGTGTCGCAGACCGTGCTGGGCGGCCGCTTGCGCGAGCTGTCCGGCCGGGCCGTCCTGCTCAAGCTGTCGGACCAGCTCCGCTCCGGCCTTGCCATGATCGAGCTCGACGGCATCGCAGGCCGCATGCTGCTGTGCCCGCCCGACCTCGATCCGGCGCATCTTGACGCTTTGATCGCGGATGCCGGGATCGACGCCGTCGTCACCGACCAGCCCGATCGCTGGGCCGAAGCCGGCGTGTCGCTGGTCGTCACCGCACGATTGCCGCTCCAAACCACCACGCCCGCGAAGACCGAACGCGCGACCGAATGGCTGATGCTGACGTCGGGCACCTCGGGCGTGCCGAAGATCGTTGGTCATACGCTGGAAGCGCTCACCGGCGCGATCGTCGCCGAAGGCCCGGCCAAGGGACCCGCGCCTGTCTGGGCCACGTTCTATGACATCCGCCGCTATGGCGGCTTGCAGATCTTTCTCCGCGCCATCCTGTCCGGTGGCTCGATGGTGTTGTCGGACCCGCATGAAGCGCTCGCCGATCACGTTGCGCGATTGAATGCGCGCGCGGTCTCCCACATCTCCGGCACGCCGTCGCACTGGCGCAAGCTGTTGATGAGCGGTTCGGCTGCGCAATTCGCGCCGGGTTACGTTCGTCTCTCCGGTGAGATCGCCGACCAGGCGGTGCTCGACGGGCTGAAGGCCGCATTTCCCGATTCCTCCGTCGGCCACGCCTACGCCTCGACCGAGGCCGGCGTCGGCTTCGCCGTCAATGACGGGCTCGAAGGATTTCCGGCCGATTATCTCGGCAATCGCAACGGCGTCGAGATGAAGGTCGTCGATGGCTCGCTGCGCATTCGCTCGACGCGCACGGCGCACGCTTATATCGGCCGCAACGCGGCGGCGCTCACCGATGCTGACGGTTTCGTCGACAGCGGCGATATCGTCGAGTTGCGGGGCGACCGCTATTATTTCGTCGGCCGCCGCGGCGGCATCATCAATATCGGCGGGCTGAAGGTTCACCCCGAAGAGATCGAGGCGGCGATCAACCGGCATCCTGACGTCAGGATGTCGCGGGCCAAGTCGCGCCGCAGCCCGATCACCGGTGGTATCGTCGTGGCCGACGTGATCCTCACTGAAGGCACCGATCCGGGACGGGCCAAAGAGATCCGCGACCAGATCCTGGATCAGTGCCGTGCGCAGCTCGCCTCGCACAAGGTGCCGGCCGTGATCCGCTTCGTCGAGGCGCTCGACGTCACTCCGGCCGGAAAACTGGCGCGCACCGATGCATAA
- a CDS encoding acyl carrier protein, whose amino-acid sequence MSVRSKVIEAIQQIAKEQHVTLPALTDDLSLHETGFDSLAFAILVARLEDETGVDPFTISEDAAFPATVGDFVRAYENVPA is encoded by the coding sequence ATGTCGGTACGGTCCAAGGTCATCGAGGCGATCCAGCAGATCGCCAAGGAACAGCACGTCACGCTTCCCGCGCTCACGGACGATCTGTCCCTGCATGAGACGGGCTTCGACTCGCTCGCCTTCGCGATCCTTGTCGCCCGTCTCGAAGACGAAACCGGCGTCGACCCCTTCACCATTTCCGAGGACGCCGCGTTCCCCGCCACCGTGGGTGATTTCGTGCGGGCCTACGAAAATGTCCCCGCGTGA
- a CDS encoding long-chain-acyl-CoA synthetase — protein sequence MNGMTTGVIEQAKAARAPSASKIWLKAIELTARIETLPGRLFADVVDDWARRQPDRVALVTDDATLDYDSLSKRIISYARWARSVGVVKGDTVGLIMPNGIDYVAAWLGISRVGGVVALLNTKLVGQSLAHCIDVAKPTHLIVAHALTETLDSAMPHLKTEAKIWTHGDARSERAIDVALAALDDGPLLPEEHGGVSIDDRALLIYTSGTTGLPKAASISHRRILNWGFWFAGLTGATPQDRLYDCLPLFHSVGGIVAPCSMLAAGGSVVIAEKFSASNFWPDIVRHDCTLFQYIGELCRYLLKAPPSEYENRHRLRLVCGNGLRGDIWEDFQSRFAIPRILEFYAATEGNFSLFNVEGQKGAIGRIPPLLAHRFPASLVKLDPDSGAPLRNDEGFCIACVRGEAGEAIGRIGKAEEGGGRFEGYTDAGETEKKILRDVFARGDAWFRTGDLMRLDDKGFFHFVDRIGDTFRWKGENVATSEVNDAVRDFTGVVDATTYGVSIPGADGRAGMSAIVVNEGFDLEMLPAHLAQRLPAYACPVFIRVSRELDATETFKQKKGDLAREGFDPAAIAEPLFMLEPKSGAYIALDSDVFAQIVDGTIRL from the coding sequence ATGAACGGCATGACCACCGGTGTCATCGAGCAAGCGAAGGCCGCACGCGCGCCTTCGGCCTCAAAGATCTGGTTGAAGGCGATCGAGCTGACCGCGCGGATCGAGACGCTGCCCGGGCGGCTGTTCGCCGACGTCGTCGACGATTGGGCGCGGCGCCAACCCGATCGCGTCGCACTGGTCACGGACGATGCCACGCTCGACTATGACAGCCTGTCGAAGCGCATTATCAGCTATGCGCGCTGGGCGCGCTCGGTGGGCGTCGTCAAGGGTGACACAGTCGGCCTGATCATGCCGAATGGCATTGATTATGTGGCGGCCTGGCTCGGCATCAGCCGCGTCGGCGGCGTGGTCGCACTGCTGAATACCAAACTTGTCGGTCAGTCGCTGGCGCATTGCATCGATGTGGCAAAGCCCACCCATCTCATCGTCGCGCACGCGTTGACGGAGACGCTGGACAGCGCAATGCCGCATCTGAAGACCGAGGCGAAAATCTGGACCCATGGCGATGCCCGCAGCGAGCGCGCGATCGATGTCGCCCTCGCCGCGCTCGACGACGGACCGCTGTTGCCGGAGGAGCACGGCGGCGTCAGCATCGATGACCGCGCGCTGCTGATCTACACGTCGGGCACGACGGGCTTGCCGAAAGCTGCCAGCATCAGCCATCGCCGCATCCTCAATTGGGGCTTTTGGTTCGCCGGCCTCACTGGCGCGACGCCGCAGGATCGGCTCTATGACTGCCTGCCGCTGTTCCATTCGGTCGGTGGCATCGTCGCGCCGTGCAGCATGCTGGCTGCCGGCGGCTCGGTGGTGATCGCGGAGAAGTTCTCGGCGTCGAATTTCTGGCCCGACATCGTCAGGCACGATTGCACGCTGTTTCAGTATATCGGCGAGCTTTGCCGCTATCTGCTCAAGGCGCCGCCGTCGGAATACGAGAACCGCCACCGATTGCGGCTGGTCTGCGGCAACGGCCTGCGCGGCGATATCTGGGAGGATTTCCAGAGCCGCTTCGCGATTCCGCGCATCCTCGAATTCTATGCCGCGACCGAAGGTAATTTCTCGCTGTTCAATGTCGAGGGACAGAAGGGCGCCATCGGCCGCATCCCGCCGTTGCTGGCGCATCGCTTTCCGGCAAGTCTCGTCAAGCTCGACCCCGACAGCGGCGCGCCGCTGCGCAACGACGAGGGATTCTGCATCGCCTGCGTCCGCGGCGAGGCCGGCGAGGCGATTGGCCGCATCGGCAAGGCCGAGGAGGGGGGCGGTCGCTTCGAGGGCTATACCGACGCCGGTGAGACCGAGAAGAAGATTTTGCGCGACGTCTTTGCCAGGGGCGATGCCTGGTTCCGCACCGGCGATCTGATGCGGCTCGACGACAAGGGCTTCTTCCATTTCGTCGATCGCATCGGCGACACTTTCCGCTGGAAGGGCGAGAACGTCGCGACCTCGGAGGTCAATGACGCCGTGCGCGATTTTACCGGCGTGGTCGATGCCACGACCTATGGCGTCAGTATTCCCGGCGCGGATGGCCGTGCCGGAATGAGCGCGATCGTGGTTAACGAGGGTTTTGACCTCGAAATGCTGCCGGCTCATCTCGCCCAACGCCTGCCGGCCTATGCTTGCCCGGTCTTCATCCGCGTCTCGCGCGAGCTCGATGCGACCGAGACCTTCAAACAGAAGAAGGGCGACCTCGCGCGCGAGGGATTTGACCCGGCCGCGATCGCCGAGCCGCTGTTCATGTTGGAGCCGAAATCCGGCGCGTATATCGCGCTCGATTCAGATGTTTTTGCGCAGATCGTCGACGGAACGATCAGGCTTTAG
- a CDS encoding Bug family tripartite tricarboxylate transporter substrate binding protein — MITRRHLLRGAAGAAAALAAPRAFAVGNPSYPSRSVKWVVPYAPGGATDVLSRLICRRLSDRLGQTFIVENKPGAGSNIGTQAVISSAPDGYTLLLTSTANAINASFDPAMPYDFAKGITPVAGVARIPLVLVVSNDLPVKSVADFIAYAKANPGKMSIASSGIGTSLHLSGELFKSMAGVQFAHVPYRGSAPGLTDVMSGQIQGMFDNVTSSFELVRAGKLRALGVTTRERSDILPDVPPIADTLPGYETSSFYGVGAPYDTPREIVDLLNREVDAALSDSGIKARIAELGAIPLHGNAGEFASMLSAETERWRKVVELSGIKKE, encoded by the coding sequence ATGATCACCAGGCGACATTTGCTTCGGGGCGCGGCTGGCGCCGCAGCTGCGCTCGCAGCGCCGCGCGCCTTTGCCGTCGGCAATCCATCCTATCCATCACGCAGCGTGAAATGGGTGGTGCCTTACGCACCGGGCGGCGCGACCGATGTGCTGTCACGGCTGATCTGCCGACGGCTGTCCGACCGGCTCGGCCAGACATTCATCGTCGAGAACAAGCCCGGTGCGGGCAGCAATATCGGAACGCAGGCCGTGATCAGCTCCGCACCGGACGGATACACGCTGCTGCTGACCTCGACCGCGAACGCGATCAACGCCTCGTTCGATCCGGCGATGCCGTATGATTTCGCCAAGGGCATCACGCCGGTCGCCGGCGTCGCGCGCATTCCGCTGGTGCTGGTCGTCAGCAACGATTTACCGGTGAAGAGCGTCGCCGACTTCATCGCCTATGCCAAGGCCAATCCCGGCAAGATGTCGATCGCGTCCTCCGGCATCGGCACCTCGCTGCATCTCTCCGGCGAGCTGTTCAAGTCGATGGCGGGCGTGCAGTTCGCGCACGTGCCGTACCGTGGCTCCGCGCCGGGCCTGACCGATGTGATGAGCGGCCAGATCCAGGGCATGTTCGACAATGTCACCTCGTCTTTCGAGCTGGTGCGTGCGGGCAAGCTGCGCGCACTCGGCGTCACCACGCGCGAGCGCTCGGACATCCTGCCCGACGTGCCGCCGATCGCGGACACGTTACCCGGCTACGAGACGTCGTCCTTCTACGGCGTCGGCGCGCCCTACGACACGCCGCGCGAGATCGTCGACCTGCTCAATCGCGAGGTCGATGCGGCTTTGTCCGACTCCGGGATCAAGGCCCGCATCGCCGAGCTCGGCGCGATCCCGCTGCACGGCAATGCCGGCGAGTTCGCCAGCATGCTCTCCGCCGAGACCGAGCGCTGGCGCAAGGTGGTCGAGCTATCGGGGATCAAGAAGGAATAG
- a CDS encoding DUF3551 domain-containing protein yields the protein MRLSLLTLTAIAGLFAAADASAQTYDPRYPVCMHVYSGGGLSGGGGGWFDCSFTSLPQCRASASGRAASCDVNPYYAFDERAPSPSKRHRKVY from the coding sequence ATGCGCCTGTCTCTCCTGACCCTCACCGCGATTGCGGGGCTGTTCGCCGCGGCGGACGCCAGCGCCCAGACCTATGATCCGCGCTACCCGGTGTGCATGCACGTCTATTCGGGCGGCGGCTTGAGTGGTGGCGGCGGCGGCTGGTTCGACTGCTCCTTCACGTCGCTGCCGCAGTGCCGCGCCTCGGCCTCGGGCCGTGCAGCCAGCTGTGACGTCAATCCTTACTACGCTTTCGACGAGCGGGCGCCTTCGCCGAGCAAGCGCCACAGGAAGGTGTACTGA
- a CDS encoding multidrug efflux RND transporter permease subunit, with protein MQESFSSPFIRYPIGTSLLMAGILFVGLVAYPLLPVAPLPQVDFPTIQVSASLPGGSPETMASSVAQPLERQLAQIPGITQMTSTSSLGSASITIQFDLNRLIDAASNDVQAAINAASGQLPKNLPSPPTYRKVNPADSPIMILSATSDTLPLTTVSDRTDAQLAQQISQIPGVAQVFVGGQQKPSVRIQVDPAKLVAKGLSLEDVRSQIAIATTDSPKGSIDGTHRAYTVYANDQLLEASQWQDVIVAYRNGAPLRIRDIGEAVSGPEDMKTAAWADGKRGVFLVIFKQPGANVIDTVSRIKQKLPRLIAAIPPAIKIKIISDRTITIRAAVDDVQITLLITIVLVVMVIFVFLRSFWATIIPSITVPLALLGACSLMWVFGYSLDNLSLMALTIAVGFVVDDAIVMLENITRYVEKGENPVTAAYKGAAEIGFTIVSISISLVAVLIPLLLMGGIIGRLFREFAVTLSMAIFVSLVVSLTLTPMMASRFLRSDHEARAGRFYQWSERLFERLLGAYERGLDLALRHSLITLCVFFGTVALSALLFILIPKGFFPQQDNGFLTAVSEMPQDISFAEMKRRQEELNAIVQADPAVDSIAMFIGGGGTALNSGRMYVTLKPIGERNANAQQIIARLRPRLAKVEGARLYMQASQDVRLGGRATRTQFEFTLQDANLAELDTWAPKILSDMRGLPELRDVATDQQTEGTTLQLTINRDTAARYGIQPQLIDDTLYDAFGQRQVTQYFTQTNSYHVVLEITPALQGKLDTLDKLYIKSPLTGDEVPLSVICRWNNDPVRPLAIAHQSQFPAVTISFNLAEGVALGQATAAVMRAVSEMGAPPTLSMSFQGTAQAFQQSLGTVPMLILAALVVVYLVLGVLYESYIHPLTILSTLPSAGVGAIAILMIFGFDFSLIALIGVILLIGIVKKNGIMMVDFAIAAEREQHLTPEQSIRQAALLRFRPIMMTTMAALLGGVPLMLGTGTGAEIRQPLGYAMVGGLVVSQALTLFTTPVVYLYLDRFSNTLSRWMEKKPEAEVELEEQKDAAE; from the coding sequence ATGCAAGAGAGCTTCTCGTCTCCGTTCATCCGCTATCCGATCGGCACCTCGCTGCTGATGGCCGGGATCCTGTTCGTGGGCCTCGTGGCCTACCCTCTGCTGCCGGTTGCACCACTGCCGCAGGTCGACTTTCCGACCATTCAAGTCTCTGCCTCGCTTCCCGGCGGCAGCCCCGAAACCATGGCCTCGTCCGTGGCGCAACCGCTGGAGCGCCAGCTGGCGCAGATTCCCGGCATCACGCAGATGACCTCGACGAGCTCGCTCGGCTCGGCATCGATCACCATCCAGTTCGATCTCAACCGCCTGATCGATGCCGCATCCAACGACGTGCAGGCCGCGATCAACGCGGCGAGCGGTCAATTGCCGAAAAACCTGCCCTCGCCTCCGACCTATCGCAAGGTCAACCCGGCGGACTCGCCGATCATGATCCTGTCGGCGACCTCGGACACGCTTCCGCTCACCACCGTCAGCGATCGCACCGATGCCCAGCTCGCGCAGCAGATCAGCCAGATTCCCGGCGTCGCCCAGGTGTTCGTCGGCGGACAGCAGAAGCCCTCGGTGCGCATCCAGGTCGATCCGGCCAAGCTGGTCGCCAAGGGACTGTCGCTGGAGGACGTGCGCAGCCAGATCGCGATCGCGACCACGGACAGCCCGAAGGGCAGCATCGACGGCACGCACCGCGCCTACACCGTCTATGCCAACGACCAGCTGCTCGAAGCCAGCCAGTGGCAGGACGTCATCGTCGCCTATCGCAACGGCGCGCCGTTGCGGATTCGCGACATCGGCGAAGCGGTGTCCGGGCCCGAGGACATGAAGACCGCGGCCTGGGCCGACGGCAAGCGCGGCGTCTTCCTGGTGATCTTCAAGCAGCCCGGCGCCAACGTCATCGACACGGTCAGCCGCATCAAGCAGAAACTGCCGCGGTTGATCGCGGCGATCCCGCCTGCGATCAAGATCAAGATCATCAGCGACCGCACCATCACGATCCGCGCCGCGGTCGACGACGTCCAGATCACGCTGCTGATCACCATCGTGCTGGTGGTGATGGTGATCTTCGTCTTCCTGCGCAGCTTCTGGGCCACGATCATCCCGAGCATCACCGTGCCGCTGGCCCTGCTCGGGGCCTGCTCGCTGATGTGGGTGTTCGGCTACTCGCTGGACAATCTCTCGCTGATGGCGCTGACCATCGCGGTCGGCTTCGTGGTCGACGACGCCATCGTGATGCTGGAAAACATCACGCGCTATGTCGAGAAGGGCGAGAATCCGGTCACCGCCGCCTACAAGGGCGCGGCCGAGATCGGCTTCACCATCGTCTCCATCAGCATTTCGCTGGTCGCCGTGCTGATCCCGTTGCTGCTGATGGGCGGCATCATCGGCCGGTTGTTCCGCGAATTTGCGGTGACGCTGTCGATGGCGATCTTCGTCTCGCTCGTGGTGTCGCTGACGCTGACGCCGATGATGGCTTCGCGCTTTCTGCGCTCCGATCACGAGGCGCGCGCCGGCCGCTTCTACCAATGGAGCGAGCGGCTGTTCGAACGCCTGCTTGGCGCCTATGAGCGCGGGCTCGACCTCGCGCTGCGGCACAGCCTCATCACGCTCTGCGTCTTTTTCGGCACAGTCGCGCTGTCTGCCCTGCTGTTCATCCTGATCCCGAAAGGCTTCTTCCCGCAGCAGGACAACGGCTTCCTCACCGCGGTGTCGGAGATGCCGCAGGACATCTCCTTCGCCGAGATGAAGCGGCGACAGGAGGAACTCAATGCCATCGTGCAGGCAGACCCTGCCGTCGATTCCATCGCGATGTTCATCGGCGGGGGCGGCACGGCGCTGAATTCGGGGCGCATGTACGTCACGCTGAAACCGATCGGGGAGCGCAATGCCAATGCGCAGCAGATCATCGCGCGGCTGCGACCACGGCTCGCCAAGGTCGAGGGCGCGCGCCTCTATATGCAGGCCTCGCAGGACGTCCGGCTCGGCGGTCGCGCCACCCGCACCCAGTTCGAATTCACGCTCCAGGACGCCAATCTTGCCGAGCTGGACACGTGGGCGCCGAAGATCCTGTCGGACATGAGAGGCCTGCCGGAGCTTCGCGACGTCGCCACCGACCAGCAGACCGAGGGCACGACGCTGCAGCTCACGATCAATCGCGACACCGCCGCCCGCTACGGCATCCAGCCGCAGCTGATCGACGACACGCTCTACGACGCTTTCGGCCAGCGCCAGGTGACCCAATATTTCACGCAGACCAACAGCTATCACGTGGTGCTCGAGATCACCCCCGCGCTGCAGGGTAAGCTCGACACGCTCGACAAGCTCTACATCAAGTCGCCGTTGACCGGCGACGAAGTCCCGCTCTCGGTCATCTGCCGCTGGAACAACGACCCGGTGCGCCCGCTCGCGATCGCGCATCAGAGTCAGTTTCCGGCGGTAACGATCAGCTTCAACCTGGCCGAGGGCGTTGCACTCGGGCAGGCGACCGCAGCCGTGATGCGCGCGGTCAGCGAGATGGGCGCGCCGCCGACGCTGTCAATGAGCTTCCAGGGGACCGCGCAGGCATTCCAGCAGTCGCTCGGCACCGTACCGATGCTGATCCTTGCCGCGCTCGTCGTGGTCTATCTGGTGTTGGGGGTGCTGTACGAGAGCTACATTCATCCGCTGACCATCCTGTCCACGCTGCCGTCCGCCGGCGTCGGCGCAATTGCGATCCTGATGATCTTCGGCTTCGACTTCAGCCTGATCGCCTTGATCGGGGTCATCCTCCTGATCGGCATCGTCAAGAAGAACGGCATCATGATGGTGGACTTCGCCATCGCTGCCGAGCGCGAGCAGCATCTGACGCCGGAGCAATCGATCCGCCAGGCCGCGCTGTTGCGCTTCCGGCCGATCATGATGACGACGATGGCGGCACTGCTCGGCGGCGTTCCCCTGATGCTCGGGACCGGCACGGGCGCCGAAATCCGCCAGCCGCTGGGCTACGCCATGGTCGGCGGCCTCGTCGTCAGCCAGGCGCT